The following coding sequences are from one Streptomyces sp. V3I7 window:
- a CDS encoding rhomboid family intramembrane serine protease, whose product MVIPVHDVNPARRTPWVTYALIAANVLVFLVTPGMSGAVAGDSHLAQLCHLQAFMDHYAAVPRELIHDQLPRVVPTGAVGVGPHGPGCVVGPPGYDKSPPLSVFTAMFLHGGWLHLLGNMLFLLIFGNNVEDRMGHIRYFLFYVVCGYAAGYGFALLNDTSSDPLIGASGAIAGVLGAYLVLYPRARVWVLVPFLVFLPLRLPAWLVLGFWFGLQAVYSSGHGVSGTGTVAYAAHVVGFVAGMLLALPLKPGTPPPPEPRRLLFGRQARPRQVW is encoded by the coding sequence GTGGTCATCCCGGTCCATGACGTGAACCCCGCGCGGCGCACCCCCTGGGTGACGTACGCGCTGATCGCCGCGAACGTGCTCGTGTTCCTGGTCACGCCCGGCATGTCCGGGGCGGTGGCCGGGGACAGCCATCTGGCCCAGCTGTGCCATCTCCAGGCCTTCATGGACCACTACGCGGCGGTGCCGCGCGAGCTGATCCACGATCAGCTGCCCCGGGTGGTCCCGACGGGCGCGGTGGGCGTGGGTCCGCACGGACCGGGCTGCGTGGTCGGGCCGCCGGGCTACGACAAGTCCCCGCCCCTGTCGGTCTTCACGGCGATGTTCCTGCACGGCGGCTGGCTGCACCTGCTCGGCAACATGCTGTTCCTGCTGATCTTCGGCAACAACGTCGAGGACCGGATGGGCCACATCCGCTACTTCCTCTTCTACGTCGTCTGCGGCTACGCGGCCGGTTACGGCTTCGCGCTGCTCAACGACACGTCGAGCGATCCGCTGATCGGCGCGTCCGGGGCGATCGCCGGTGTCCTGGGCGCCTATCTGGTGCTGTACCCGAGGGCCAGGGTGTGGGTGCTGGTCCCGTTCCTGGTCTTCCTGCCGCTGCGGCTGCCCGCCTGGCTGGTGCTGGGCTTCTGGTTCGGGCTGCAGGCGGTGTACTCGTCCGGCCACGGCGTCTCCGGCACCGGCACGGTGGCCTACGCGGCCCATGTGGTCGGCTTCGTGGCGGGCATGCTGCTGGCGCTGCCGCTCAAGCCGGGCACGCCACCCCCGCCGGAACCGCGCCGCCTGCTGTTCGGCAGGCAGGCCCGGCCCCGTCAGGTGTGGTGA
- the hemE gene encoding uroporphyrinogen decarboxylase yields the protein MSANGSPSGQQPTATYESAFLKACRREPVPHAPVWFMRQAGRSLPEYRKVREGVPMLESCMRPELVTEITLQPVRRHNVDAAIYFSDIVVPLKAIGIDLDIKPGVGPVVERPIRTRADLAQLRDLTPEDVSYVTEAIGMLTAELGATPLIGFAGAPFTLASYLVEGGPSRTYENAKAMMYGDPELWADLLDRLADITAGFLKVQIEAGASAVQLFDSWAGALAPADYRGSVMRASAKVFDAVAGYGVPRIHFGVGTGELLGLMGEAGADVVGVDWRVPLDEAARRVGPGKALQGNLDPTVLFAGTEAVEAKAREVLDAAAGLEGHVFNLGHGVMPNTDPDALTRLVDYVHSRSAR from the coding sequence GTGAGTGCCAACGGAAGCCCTTCGGGCCAGCAGCCGACAGCCACGTACGAGAGCGCCTTCCTCAAGGCGTGCAGGCGCGAGCCCGTGCCGCACGCGCCCGTGTGGTTCATGCGCCAGGCCGGCCGCTCCCTGCCCGAGTACCGCAAGGTGCGCGAGGGCGTCCCGATGCTCGAGTCCTGCATGCGCCCGGAGCTGGTCACCGAGATCACGCTCCAGCCCGTACGCCGGCACAACGTGGACGCGGCGATCTACTTCAGCGACATCGTCGTCCCGCTCAAGGCCATCGGCATCGACCTCGACATCAAGCCCGGCGTCGGCCCGGTCGTCGAGCGCCCGATCCGCACCCGCGCCGACCTCGCGCAGCTGCGCGACCTGACCCCCGAGGACGTCTCCTACGTCACCGAGGCCATCGGCATGCTCACCGCCGAGCTGGGCGCCACCCCGCTCATCGGCTTCGCCGGCGCCCCCTTCACCCTGGCCAGCTACCTCGTCGAGGGCGGTCCCTCGCGGACGTACGAGAACGCCAAGGCGATGATGTACGGCGACCCCGAGCTGTGGGCCGACCTGCTCGACCGCCTCGCCGACATCACGGCCGGCTTCCTCAAGGTGCAGATCGAGGCCGGCGCGAGCGCGGTGCAGCTGTTCGACTCCTGGGCCGGCGCGCTCGCCCCGGCCGACTACCGCGGCTCCGTCATGCGGGCCTCGGCGAAGGTCTTCGACGCCGTCGCCGGGTACGGCGTCCCGCGCATCCACTTCGGTGTCGGCACCGGTGAGCTGCTCGGTCTGATGGGCGAGGCCGGCGCGGACGTCGTCGGCGTCGACTGGCGCGTCCCGCTGGACGAGGCCGCCCGCCGCGTCGGCCCCGGCAAGGCGCTCCAGGGCAACCTCGACCCGACCGTGCTGTTCGCCGGCACCGAGGCCGTCGAGGCCAAGGCCCGCGAGGTGCTCGACGCGGCCGCCGGTCTGGAGGGCCATGTCTTCAACCTCGGCCACGGCGTCATGCCGAACACCGACCCGGACGCGCTGACCCGCCTGGTCGACTACGTCCACTCGCGCAGCGCGCGCTGA
- a CDS encoding phosphodiester glycosidase family protein → MSALPEGFQYQELTRKLGPGSPVRLTVLSIAPDARVRVTGVHGPDMTRAHTVRSLARAAGALAAVNGTYFDIHTGHGHSGYEGDPIGLYAENGRVLSEALAGRPALLLGRDDGRLTARIADVSTAGRLRGVDGARRELDGVDRVAGRVLGCGGVGGDRLATTGRPEAQPAGGLCTDPDEVVSYSADWGADTPPGPPGSTEALLAPDGTVLRTRTPAGGPLPAGGSSLYGISTGATWLLAHAEPGTRPAVSLRITRPDGQALPGPVQTAVGGSARLLRDGKPDPDADRLGHGRAPRTMAATTADGTLLLITVDGRDPGRSVGATPAEAARLLLSLGAVDAVNLDGGGSTTVVLHGRLRNRPRETEGEVVTERRVADALAVLPE, encoded by the coding sequence GTGAGCGCGCTGCCCGAAGGCTTCCAGTACCAGGAGCTCACCCGGAAGCTCGGGCCGGGCAGCCCGGTACGGCTGACCGTGCTGAGTATCGCGCCCGACGCGCGGGTGCGGGTCACCGGAGTGCACGGGCCGGACATGACCCGCGCGCACACGGTCCGCTCCCTGGCCCGCGCCGCCGGTGCACTCGCCGCAGTCAACGGCACGTACTTCGACATCCACACCGGCCACGGACACTCCGGGTACGAAGGCGATCCGATCGGGCTGTACGCGGAGAACGGCAGGGTGCTGAGCGAGGCGCTCGCCGGCCGGCCGGCCCTGCTCCTCGGCCGCGACGACGGACGGCTGACCGCACGGATCGCCGATGTCTCCACCGCTGGCCGGCTGCGGGGCGTCGACGGCGCACGGCGCGAGCTCGACGGAGTCGACCGGGTCGCGGGTCGCGTCCTCGGCTGCGGCGGCGTCGGCGGCGACCGTCTCGCCACGACCGGCCGCCCCGAGGCCCAGCCGGCCGGCGGGCTGTGCACCGACCCCGACGAGGTGGTCTCCTACTCCGCCGACTGGGGCGCCGACACACCGCCCGGGCCGCCGGGCAGCACGGAGGCCCTCCTCGCGCCGGACGGCACCGTCCTGCGCACCCGCACTCCTGCGGGCGGACCGCTCCCCGCAGGCGGCAGCTCGCTCTACGGGATCTCCACCGGAGCAACCTGGTTGCTCGCCCATGCCGAGCCAGGTACGCGCCCGGCGGTGTCGCTGAGGATCACCCGCCCGGACGGGCAGGCCCTGCCCGGGCCCGTGCAGACAGCCGTGGGCGGCAGCGCCCGCTTGCTGCGCGACGGAAAGCCCGATCCGGACGCCGACCGGCTCGGCCACGGCCGCGCACCACGGACCATGGCGGCGACCACGGCCGACGGCACGCTGCTGCTGATCACGGTCGACGGCCGGGACCCCGGGCGGAGCGTCGGTGCCACCCCGGCCGAGGCGGCACGGCTGTTGCTGTCCCTCGGCGCCGTCGACGCCGTCAACCTCGACGGCGGTGGCTCCACGACGGTCGTCCTGCACGGACGGCTTCGCAACCGCCCTCGCGAAACCGAGGGCGAAGTGGTGACCGAGCGCCGTGTCGCCGACGCCCTCGCCGTGCTTCCCGAATGA
- a CDS encoding SRPBCC domain-containing protein, whose protein sequence is MTENNTITSEKFLPHPPAAVWRALTDPTLHARWWAAGDVKPVVGHRFALDMGNFGSQPCEVTAVEDERLLSYRFAEGSLDTTITWTLTPEGEGTRLVLTHAGFDLDSPMGRQAYEGMGRGWPQVLNRLGAVLDEDA, encoded by the coding sequence ATGACCGAGAACAACACCATCACCAGTGAGAAGTTCTTGCCCCACCCGCCGGCCGCGGTGTGGCGGGCCCTGACCGACCCCACGCTCCACGCCCGCTGGTGGGCCGCCGGTGACGTCAAGCCCGTCGTCGGGCACCGCTTCGCCCTCGACATGGGCAACTTCGGCAGCCAGCCCTGCGAGGTCACCGCCGTGGAGGACGAGCGCCTGCTGTCCTACCGCTTCGCCGAGGGCTCGCTCGACACCACCATCACCTGGACGCTCACGCCGGAGGGCGAGGGCACCCGTCTCGTCCTGACCCACGCGGGCTTCGACCTCGACTCCCCGATGGGCCGGCAGGCGTACGAGGGCATGGGCCGGGGCTGGCCGCAGGTCCTGAACCGCCTCGGCGCCGTGCTGGACGAGGACGCCTGA
- a CDS encoding helix-turn-helix transcriptional regulator codes for MPTDVFGVLANPVRRRLLESLREGPRSTGELAAMFELGRPAVSEHLAVLRTAGLVREEPRGRHRFYHLEPARLAEVSAWLHPFEHYWKQRLDALSDLLDEDDER; via the coding sequence ATGCCCACCGACGTGTTCGGCGTGCTGGCCAACCCGGTACGTCGCAGACTGCTCGAGAGCCTGCGGGAAGGGCCGCGCTCCACGGGGGAGCTGGCCGCGATGTTCGAGCTCGGCAGACCCGCGGTCTCCGAGCATCTGGCGGTGCTCCGTACCGCCGGACTCGTACGCGAGGAGCCGCGCGGCCGGCACCGCTTCTACCACCTGGAGCCGGCCCGGCTCGCCGAGGTGAGCGCGTGGCTGCACCCCTTCGAGCACTACTGGAAACAGCGCCTGGACGCGCTGTCCGATCTCCTGGACGAGGACGACGAGAGATGA
- a CDS encoding ribonuclease D, with amino-acid sequence MTDAQETAADMPLRTTGGTPPDDGGSPATAAPTPLLEPREGIPPVIADEATLAEVIAAFTAGSGPVAVDAERASGYRYGQRAYLVQLRREGAGSALVDPVACPDLSGLGEALSGVEWVLHAATQDLPCLREIGMRPGRLFDTELAGRLAGFPRVGLGAMVENVLGFVLEKGHSAVDWSTRPLPEPWLRYAALDVELLVDLRDALEKELDRQGKLEWALQEFDAIASAPPTEPRKDPWRRTSGMHKVRRRRQLAVVRELWQARDRIAQRRDVSPGKVLGDAAIVEAALTLPANVHALTALNGFGRMNRRQLEQWQAAVDRAKALPESGLPQPGQPVTGPPPPRAWADKDPAAAARLSAARSAVSALAERITMPQENLIAPDTVRRVCWEPPSADVGAVAAALVGYGARPWQVELVTPVLVKALSGKGA; translated from the coding sequence GTGACCGACGCCCAGGAGACCGCAGCCGACATGCCACTGCGCACTACCGGAGGTACCCCTCCGGACGACGGCGGGTCTCCTGCGACAGCGGCGCCGACTCCTCTGCTCGAACCGCGCGAGGGCATTCCGCCGGTGATCGCCGACGAGGCCACGCTCGCCGAGGTGATCGCCGCCTTCACCGCCGGCTCCGGCCCCGTCGCCGTGGACGCCGAGCGCGCCTCCGGCTATCGCTACGGCCAGCGCGCCTATCTGGTGCAGCTGCGCCGCGAGGGTGCGGGGAGCGCGCTGGTCGACCCCGTCGCCTGCCCCGACCTGTCCGGCCTCGGCGAGGCGCTGTCGGGCGTGGAGTGGGTGCTGCACGCCGCCACCCAGGACCTGCCGTGCCTGCGCGAGATAGGCATGAGGCCGGGCCGGCTGTTCGACACCGAGCTGGCGGGACGGCTCGCCGGTTTCCCGCGCGTCGGTCTCGGCGCGATGGTCGAGAACGTCCTGGGCTTCGTCCTGGAGAAGGGCCACTCCGCCGTCGACTGGTCGACCCGTCCGCTGCCCGAGCCGTGGCTGCGCTACGCCGCCCTCGACGTCGAACTGCTCGTCGACCTGCGCGACGCGCTGGAGAAGGAGCTGGACCGGCAGGGCAAGCTGGAATGGGCCCTGCAGGAGTTCGACGCGATCGCCTCGGCGCCGCCGACCGAACCGCGCAAGGACCCCTGGCGGCGTACGTCCGGCATGCACAAGGTGCGCCGCCGCCGGCAGCTCGCCGTGGTGCGGGAGCTGTGGCAGGCCCGCGACCGGATCGCCCAGCGGCGGGACGTGTCGCCGGGCAAGGTGCTCGGGGACGCCGCCATCGTCGAGGCGGCCCTCACACTCCCGGCCAACGTGCACGCGCTCACGGCGCTGAACGGGTTCGGGCGGATGAACCGGCGCCAGCTCGAACAGTGGCAGGCAGCGGTGGACCGCGCCAAGGCGCTGCCGGAGTCCGGCCTGCCGCAGCCCGGCCAGCCCGTCACCGGTCCCCCGCCGCCGCGCGCCTGGGCCGACAAGGACCCGGCCGCCGCCGCCCGCCTCTCCGCCGCCCGCTCCGCCGTCTCGGCGCTGGCCGAGCGGATCACCATGCCGCAGGAGAACCTGATCGCGCCGGACACGGTGCGGAGGGTCTGCTGGGAGCCGCCGTCCGCCGACGTGGGGGCCGTGGCCGCGGCGCTGGTCGGTTACGGGGCTCGGCCCTGGCAGGTCGAGTTGGTGACTCCGGTGCTGGTGAAGGCGCTGTCCGGCAAGGGCGCCTAG
- a CDS encoding 3-hydroxyacyl-CoA dehydrogenase NAD-binding domain-containing protein: protein MSTTTELLKQASELFPDEVVTSAHVRHLDLPFGAGRFALITLDNGFDHTKPTTFGPGSLANLNTAIDQVEAEAAAGEIVGAGITGKPFIFAVGADLKGVEILKEYDHALAIGKGGHEVFKRLSGLAVPTFAYYNGAAMGGGVEVGLHCTYRTVSKALPAFSLPEVFLGLVPGWGGCTLLPNLIGADKAVSVIVENSLNQNKQLKGKQVFELGIADALFEGADFLEQSLIWTANVLKGDVEVERPVIDRGEAWDQAVAKGRFIADSKVHGAAPAAYRALDIIAAAKNGDLQQGFDAEDKALADLIMGGELRAGIYAFNLVQKRGKRPAGAPDKSLARPVTKVGVVGAGLMASQLALLFLRRLEVPVVLTDIDQERVDKGVGYVHAEIDKLLGKGRINQDKANRLKALVTGVLDKAEGFADADFIIEAVFEEMGVKQKVFAEVEAVAPAHAILATNTSSLSVSEMASKLKHPERVVGFHFFNPVAILPLLEIVRGEQTDDASLATAFGVAKKLKKTAVLVKDAPAFVVNRILTRFMGEIQNVIDEGTPVEVAEKAVEPLGLPMSPLVLLELVGPAIGLHVSETLNRAFPDRFTVSPNLKAVVEAGKRGFYVYDSGKPELDPEVAALLKQGDSILTEEQVRDRVLDAVAQEIGIMLDEGVVAEAQDIDLCLITGAGWPFHLGGITPYLDREGVSERVNGKRFLEQGVASVPA from the coding sequence GTGAGCACCACGACCGAGCTTCTGAAGCAGGCTTCGGAACTCTTCCCCGACGAGGTCGTGACGTCCGCGCACGTACGCCACCTCGACCTGCCGTTCGGCGCCGGGCGCTTCGCGCTCATCACGCTCGACAACGGCTTCGACCACACCAAGCCGACCACCTTCGGCCCGGGTTCGCTCGCGAACCTGAACACCGCGATCGACCAGGTCGAGGCGGAGGCCGCGGCCGGTGAGATCGTCGGCGCCGGCATCACCGGCAAGCCGTTCATCTTCGCGGTCGGCGCCGACCTCAAGGGCGTGGAGATCCTCAAGGAGTACGACCACGCGCTCGCCATCGGCAAGGGCGGTCACGAGGTCTTCAAGCGCCTTTCGGGCCTCGCGGTCCCGACCTTCGCGTACTACAACGGCGCGGCGATGGGCGGCGGCGTCGAGGTCGGCCTGCACTGCACCTACCGGACCGTCTCCAAGGCGCTCCCGGCGTTCTCGCTGCCCGAGGTCTTCCTCGGCCTGGTCCCCGGCTGGGGCGGCTGCACGCTGCTGCCGAACCTGATCGGCGCCGACAAGGCCGTCTCGGTCATCGTCGAGAACAGCCTGAACCAGAACAAGCAGCTCAAGGGCAAGCAGGTCTTCGAACTCGGCATCGCCGACGCCCTGTTCGAGGGTGCCGACTTCCTGGAGCAGTCGCTGATCTGGACGGCGAACGTCCTCAAGGGCGACGTCGAGGTCGAGCGCCCGGTCATCGACCGCGGCGAGGCCTGGGACCAGGCCGTCGCCAAGGGCCGCTTCATCGCGGACTCCAAGGTGCACGGCGCGGCCCCGGCCGCCTACCGCGCCCTGGACATCATCGCCGCGGCGAAGAACGGCGACCTCCAGCAGGGCTTCGACGCCGAGGACAAGGCGCTCGCCGACCTGATCATGGGCGGTGAACTGCGCGCGGGCATCTACGCGTTCAACCTCGTCCAGAAGCGCGGCAAGCGTCCCGCCGGCGCACCCGACAAGTCGCTGGCCCGCCCGGTCACCAAGGTCGGTGTCGTCGGCGCCGGTCTGATGGCCAGCCAGCTCGCGCTGCTGTTCCTGCGCCGCCTGGAGGTGCCGGTCGTGCTGACCGACATCGACCAGGAGCGCGTCGACAAGGGTGTGGGCTACGTCCACGCCGAGATCGACAAGCTGCTCGGCAAGGGCCGGATCAACCAGGACAAGGCCAACCGCCTCAAGGCGCTGGTCACCGGTGTCCTGGACAAGGCCGAGGGCTTCGCGGACGCCGACTTCATCATCGAGGCCGTCTTCGAGGAGATGGGCGTCAAGCAGAAGGTGTTCGCGGAGGTCGAGGCGGTCGCCCCGGCGCACGCGATCCTCGCCACCAACACCTCCTCGCTCTCGGTGTCGGAGATGGCGTCGAAGCTCAAGCACCCCGAGCGGGTCGTGGGCTTCCACTTCTTCAACCCGGTCGCGATCCTCCCGCTCCTGGAGATCGTGCGCGGCGAGCAGACGGACGACGCCTCGCTCGCGACCGCGTTCGGCGTCGCCAAGAAGCTGAAGAAGACCGCGGTTCTGGTCAAGGACGCCCCGGCGTTCGTCGTGAACCGCATCCTGACCCGCTTCATGGGCGAGATCCAGAACGTCATCGACGAGGGCACCCCGGTCGAGGTCGCCGAGAAGGCCGTCGAGCCGCTCGGTCTGCCGATGTCCCCGCTGGTGCTCCTCGAGCTGGTCGGTCCCGCGATCGGCCTGCACGTCTCGGAGACCCTCAACCGGGCCTTCCCGGACCGCTTCACGGTCTCCCCGAACCTCAAGGCGGTCGTCGAGGCCGGCAAGCGCGGCTTCTACGTCTACGACAGCGGCAAGCCGGAGCTGGACCCGGAGGTCGCCGCGCTGCTGAAGCAGGGCGACAGCATCCTGACGGAGGAGCAGGTCCGTGACCGCGTCCTCGACGCCGTCGCCCAGGAGATCGGGATCATGCTCGACGAGGGCGTCGTCGCCGAGGCCCAGGACATCGACCTCTGCCTGATCACCGGCGCCGGCTGGCCCTTCCACCTGGGCGGCATCACGCCGTACCTGGACCGCGAGGGCGTCTCGGAGCGCGTGAACGGCAAGCGGTTCCTGGAGCAGGGCGTGGCGAGCGTGCCGGCGTAA
- a CDS encoding response regulator transcription factor codes for MSVLLEQPASLVAYRPNKPTAMVVVADPRVRSTVTRHLWALGVRDVIEASSIAEARPRIGNPRDICVADVHLPDGSGLTLLSETRAAGWPNGLALSAADDIGAVRNALAGGVKGYVVTGTRTNIGLPTRPGAAPIGAAAARMHRRPPGTPSHPGGYRELSGREVEVLRLVAEGQSNKAIGVSMGLSALTVKSHLARIARKLGTGDRAGMVAVALRTGIIH; via the coding sequence GTGTCCGTTCTCCTCGAGCAGCCCGCAAGCCTGGTCGCCTACCGCCCGAACAAGCCGACCGCCATGGTGGTCGTGGCCGACCCCCGCGTCCGCTCCACCGTCACCCGCCATCTGTGGGCGCTCGGTGTGCGCGACGTCATCGAGGCCTCGTCCATCGCGGAGGCTCGTCCCCGCATCGGCAACCCCCGCGACATCTGCGTCGCCGACGTCCACCTCCCGGACGGTTCCGGCCTGACCCTCCTGTCCGAGACCCGCGCCGCGGGCTGGCCCAACGGGCTGGCGCTCTCCGCGGCCGACGACATCGGTGCCGTGCGCAACGCCCTGGCCGGCGGCGTCAAGGGCTACGTCGTCACCGGCACCCGCACCAACATCGGCCTCCCCACCCGCCCCGGCGCCGCCCCCATCGGTGCCGCGGCCGCCCGTATGCACCGCCGCCCCCCGGGTACCCCGAGCCACCCGGGTGGCTACCGCGAGCTGTCCGGCCGCGAGGTCGAGGTCCTGCGTCTGGTCGCCGAAGGCCAGTCGAACAAGGCCATCGGCGTCTCGATGGGACTGTCCGCACTGACCGTCAAGAGCCACCTCGCCCGCATCGCCCGCAAGCTCGGCACCGGTGACCGCGCCGGAATGGTCGCCGTGGCCCTGCGTACCGGGATCATCCACTGA
- a CDS encoding acetyl-CoA C-acyltransferase produces the protein MPRTVRDVVFVDGVRTPFGKAGPKGIYHETRADDLVVKAIRELLRRNPGLDPKKIDEVAIAATTQIGDQGLTLGRTAGILAGLPQSVPGYSIDRMCAGALTAVTTTAGSIAFGAYDAVIAGGVEHMGRHPMGEGVDPNPRFVSEKLVDESALFMGMTAENLHDRYPHITKQRADEYAVRSQEKAAKAYADGKIQQDLVPISVRRTNPEAGETGWGLVTADEPMRPGTTMESLAGLKTPFRVHGRVTAGNAAGLNDGATASIIASEDFARENGLPVKMRLVSYAFAGVEPEVMGYGPIPATEKALTQAGLSIEDINLFEINEAFAIQVLAFLDHYGIADDDPRVNQYGGAIAYGHPLASSGVRLMTQLARQFEEQPHVRYGLTTMCVGFGMGATVIWENPHFEGDK, from the coding sequence GTGCCTCGTACCGTCAGGGACGTCGTTTTCGTCGACGGCGTCCGCACCCCGTTCGGCAAGGCGGGTCCGAAGGGCATCTACCACGAGACCCGCGCCGACGACCTGGTCGTGAAGGCGATCCGGGAGCTGCTGCGCCGCAACCCCGGTCTCGACCCCAAGAAGATCGACGAGGTCGCCATCGCCGCGACCACGCAGATCGGTGACCAGGGTCTGACCCTCGGCCGCACCGCCGGCATCCTCGCCGGTCTGCCGCAGTCGGTCCCCGGTTACTCCATCGACCGCATGTGCGCCGGTGCCCTCACCGCCGTCACCACCACGGCCGGCTCCATCGCCTTCGGCGCGTACGACGCCGTCATCGCCGGTGGCGTCGAGCACATGGGCCGCCACCCCATGGGCGAGGGCGTCGACCCCAACCCGCGGTTCGTGAGCGAGAAGCTCGTCGACGAGTCGGCCCTGTTCATGGGCATGACCGCCGAGAACCTGCACGACCGTTACCCGCACATCACCAAGCAGCGGGCCGACGAGTACGCCGTGCGCTCGCAGGAGAAGGCCGCCAAGGCGTACGCCGACGGCAAGATCCAGCAGGACCTGGTGCCGATCTCGGTCCGCCGCACCAACCCCGAAGCCGGCGAGACCGGTTGGGGCCTGGTCACGGCCGACGAGCCGATGCGTCCGGGTACGACCATGGAGAGCCTCGCGGGTCTGAAGACGCCGTTCCGCGTCCACGGCCGGGTCACCGCCGGTAACGCCGCCGGTCTCAACGACGGTGCCACCGCGTCGATCATCGCGAGCGAGGACTTCGCCCGCGAGAACGGCCTGCCGGTCAAGATGCGCCTGGTCTCGTACGCCTTCGCGGGCGTCGAGCCGGAGGTCATGGGCTACGGCCCGATCCCGGCGACGGAGAAGGCGCTCACCCAGGCCGGCCTGTCGATCGAGGACATCAACCTCTTCGAGATCAACGAGGCCTTCGCCATCCAGGTCCTGGCCTTCCTGGACCACTACGGCATCGCCGACGACGACCCGCGCGTCAACCAGTACGGCGGCGCGATCGCCTACGGTCACCCGCTCGCCTCCTCCGGCGTCCGTCTGATGACGCAGCTGGCCCGCCAGTTCGAGGAGCAGCCGCACGTCCGCTACGGCCTGACCACCATGTGCGTCGGCTTCGGCATGGGCGCGACGGTCATCTGGGAGAACCCGCACTTCGAGGGGGACAAGTGA
- a CDS encoding DUF3000 domain-containing protein, translating into MAAAQGRLSDGAGGMDEAKGGEADRHTDPSAPPAFRAAVEALRSARLRPQIEVDPTPAPKRLAPFAYAVEAAVVDGDQDLADGRLILLHEPDGHDAWHGTFRLVTLVRAELEAEMAADPLLPEVCWSWLTGALQARGLSYGEPSGTVTRASSHHFGGLSVRPPASQIEIRASWTPREGLGGVPDAAAHLAAWCDLLAQVAGLPPAAPGDASVVTLPQRRGPQSR; encoded by the coding sequence ATGGCTGCGGCTCAGGGACGACTGTCGGACGGCGCTGGCGGAATGGACGAAGCGAAGGGCGGGGAGGCGGACCGGCATACGGACCCTTCGGCACCCCCGGCGTTCCGGGCTGCGGTGGAGGCGCTCAGGAGCGCCCGGCTGCGTCCGCAGATCGAGGTGGACCCGACGCCCGCCCCCAAGCGGCTGGCCCCCTTCGCGTACGCCGTGGAAGCCGCGGTCGTCGACGGCGACCAGGATCTCGCCGACGGACGTCTGATCCTGTTGCACGAGCCCGACGGGCACGACGCCTGGCACGGCACCTTCCGGCTGGTGACGCTGGTGCGCGCGGAGCTGGAGGCGGAGATGGCGGCCGATCCGCTGCTGCCCGAGGTGTGCTGGTCGTGGCTGACCGGGGCGCTCCAGGCGCGCGGGCTGTCGTACGGCGAGCCGAGCGGCACGGTGACGCGGGCGAGTTCGCACCACTTCGGCGGGCTGTCTGTGCGCCCGCCCGCCTCGCAGATCGAGATCCGCGCCTCCTGGACGCCCCGCGAGGGCCTCGGCGGCGTTCCGGACGCGGCGGCCCATCTGGCCGCCTGGTGCGATCTGCTCGCCCAGGTCGCGGGCCTGCCGCCGGCCGCCCCGGGCGACGCCTCGGTGGTGACGCTGCCGCAGCGCAGGGGACCGCAGTCCCGCTGA